In one Streptomyces sp. NBC_01241 genomic region, the following are encoded:
- a CDS encoding PucR family transcriptional regulator: MHTPNPHPAALPSPDPHVVALARECLEEIDSLVDEWAEYVGPVRASYSDLVSRHEFRDSAWQAFELLLRTVAQLPVPEHIAGVSERVGEQRARQGVPLDALLQAARVDFRVVWAALVRRAGEEGRAQLVTSAYYVWEAVERHVTGIMTAYQRTVLEMGRRTEDERRLWFSRLLDTDGRNPTVLQDAARALGFQVPGQFLCAVAPGGGEALLRGVANALRNLDAPLQQQAVASDMVLVVQLGPRLTREVVLTQLHGTPCGVSRVVTGLTEVPRAVTLATATARVLPPDATEPHRLEDNWLDVLVHRAGDLGRDLASDVLGGLYTGVPAVPAAEAERLLETVQVHLSGSGSVADTAAALYCHRNTIQQRLNRFAEITGRDPRRPEDAALVVLALSAHRLQQM; the protein is encoded by the coding sequence ATGCACACCCCGAATCCGCACCCGGCCGCCCTGCCCTCGCCGGACCCACATGTCGTCGCTCTGGCCCGCGAGTGCCTGGAGGAGATCGACAGCCTGGTCGACGAGTGGGCCGAGTACGTGGGGCCGGTCCGCGCCTCCTACTCGGACCTGGTCTCCCGGCACGAGTTCCGCGACAGCGCCTGGCAGGCGTTCGAGCTCTTGCTGCGCACCGTCGCGCAGTTGCCGGTGCCGGAACACATCGCCGGCGTCTCCGAGCGGGTCGGCGAGCAGCGTGCCCGGCAGGGCGTTCCGCTGGATGCGCTGCTGCAGGCCGCCCGTGTGGACTTCCGGGTCGTCTGGGCCGCCCTGGTGCGCCGCGCGGGCGAGGAAGGCAGGGCGCAGCTGGTCACCTCCGCCTACTACGTGTGGGAGGCGGTCGAGCGCCACGTCACCGGCATCATGACCGCCTATCAGCGCACCGTCCTGGAGATGGGGCGGCGGACGGAGGACGAGCGGCGTCTGTGGTTCAGCCGGCTCCTGGACACCGACGGCCGCAACCCCACCGTGCTGCAGGACGCGGCGCGGGCTCTCGGATTCCAGGTGCCCGGGCAGTTCCTGTGCGCGGTAGCGCCCGGAGGCGGCGAGGCGTTGCTACGGGGAGTCGCGAACGCCCTCCGCAACCTCGACGCCCCACTGCAACAGCAGGCGGTCGCCTCGGACATGGTCCTGGTGGTCCAGCTGGGCCCGCGCCTCACCCGGGAAGTGGTGCTGACACAGCTGCACGGGACGCCGTGCGGCGTTTCCCGCGTGGTGACCGGACTCACCGAGGTGCCCCGCGCGGTGACGCTCGCGACCGCCACGGCCCGCGTGCTGCCGCCCGATGCCACAGAACCGCACCGGCTGGAGGACAACTGGCTCGACGTCCTGGTCCACCGCGCCGGCGACCTCGGTCGGGACCTGGCGTCCGACGTGCTCGGCGGCCTGTACACGGGAGTTCCCGCGGTTCCTGCTGCGGAGGCGGAACGCCTGCTGGAAACCGTCCAGGTCCATCTGTCGGGCAGCGGATCGGTGGCGGACACGGCCGCCGCCCTGTACTGCCACCGCAACACGATCCAACAACGCCTCAACCGCTTCGCCGAAATCACCGGCCGCGACCCCCGACGCCCCGAGGACGCGGCCCTGGTCGTCCTGGCCCTCAGCGCGCATCGCCTGCAACAGATGTGA